Proteins from one Hemiscyllium ocellatum isolate sHemOce1 chromosome 8, sHemOce1.pat.X.cur, whole genome shotgun sequence genomic window:
- the LOC132818292 gene encoding galectin-3-like isoform X1, with protein MQECGCGEEPLEDALGPDFSNANKLQSGGVSPQPGWQGQQPGWPCPQPGWPGPQPGWPGPQPGWPGPQPGWPCPQPGPGGQMPPASGSPGAPNQPAQGNGTLPVPYDLPIPGDWQPGRIVKVVGTIKMNAEKFVINVCSGQDIVFHFSARFREAGFNQVMVRNSRINNDWGTEERDTPRFPFKYGERFEVLILGEPNQYKFAANNQHLFEFKHRYKTLQDVTKVSVYGEFDLHAISMT; from the exons ATGCAAGAATGTGGGTGTGGTGAGGAGCCA TTGGAAGATGCTTTGGGTCCTGATTTTTCAAATGCTAACAAACTCCAATCTGGTGGTGTGAGCCCACAGCCTGGATGGCAGGGCCAACAGCCTGGATGGCCATGCCCACAGCCTGGATGGCCGGGCCCACAGCCTGGATGGCCGGGCCCACAGCCTGGATGGCCGGGCCCGCAGCCTGGATGGCCATGCCCGCAGCCCGGACCGGGAGGCCAAATGCCTCCTGCTTCTGGTTCACCTGGAGCCCCTAATCAACCTGCACAAGGAAATGGCACATTG CCAGTACCTTATGACCTTCCTATCCCAGGAGATTGGCAGCCAGGGAGAATTGTCAAGGTAGTTGGAACTATCAAAATGAATGCTGAAAA ATTTGTCATCAACGTGTGCTCTGGCCAGGATATTGTGTTTCATTTCAGTGCTCGTTTTAGGGAGGCTGGCTTTAATCAAGTAATGGTTCGTAATTCCAGAATCAATAATGATTGGGGTACAGAAGAAAGGGATACACCAAGATTTCCATTTAAATATGGAGAACGATTTGAA GTTCTGATTCTTGGTGAACCAAACCAATATAAGTTCGCTGCAAACAATCAACATTTGTTCGAGTTCAAACATCGTTACAAAACTTTGCAAGATGTTACGAAGGTTTCTGTCTACGGTGAATTTGATCTACATGCAATATCAATGACATAA
- the LOC132818292 gene encoding galectin-3-like isoform X2 → MDELALEDALGPDFSNANKLQSGGVSPQPGWQGQQPGWPCPQPGWPGPQPGWPGPQPGWPGPQPGWPCPQPGPGGQMPPASGSPGAPNQPAQGNGTLPVPYDLPIPGDWQPGRIVKVVGTIKMNAEKFVINVCSGQDIVFHFSARFREAGFNQVMVRNSRINNDWGTEERDTPRFPFKYGERFEVLILGEPNQYKFAANNQHLFEFKHRYKTLQDVTKVSVYGEFDLHAISMT, encoded by the exons ATG GACGAATTAGCT TTGGAAGATGCTTTGGGTCCTGATTTTTCAAATGCTAACAAACTCCAATCTGGTGGTGTGAGCCCACAGCCTGGATGGCAGGGCCAACAGCCTGGATGGCCATGCCCACAGCCTGGATGGCCGGGCCCACAGCCTGGATGGCCGGGCCCACAGCCTGGATGGCCGGGCCCGCAGCCTGGATGGCCATGCCCGCAGCCCGGACCGGGAGGCCAAATGCCTCCTGCTTCTGGTTCACCTGGAGCCCCTAATCAACCTGCACAAGGAAATGGCACATTG CCAGTACCTTATGACCTTCCTATCCCAGGAGATTGGCAGCCAGGGAGAATTGTCAAGGTAGTTGGAACTATCAAAATGAATGCTGAAAA ATTTGTCATCAACGTGTGCTCTGGCCAGGATATTGTGTTTCATTTCAGTGCTCGTTTTAGGGAGGCTGGCTTTAATCAAGTAATGGTTCGTAATTCCAGAATCAATAATGATTGGGGTACAGAAGAAAGGGATACACCAAGATTTCCATTTAAATATGGAGAACGATTTGAA GTTCTGATTCTTGGTGAACCAAACCAATATAAGTTCGCTGCAAACAATCAACATTTGTTCGAGTTCAAACATCGTTACAAAACTTTGCAAGATGTTACGAAGGTTTCTGTCTACGGTGAATTTGATCTACATGCAATATCAATGACATAA